From the genome of Candidatus Defluviilinea proxima:
AAACCGCGAATATTCACCGCAAGAGATCAGCGCGATGGTGTTGGGCAAGTTGAAGGCGGACGCCGAAGCGTATCTGGGCCAGGCTGTTACACAGGCAGTTATCACTGTCCCTGCATACTTCAACGACAGCCAGAGACAAGCCACAAAGGACGCTGGCAAGATCGCAGGTCTCGAAGTGATGCGTATCATCAACGAACCGACTGCATCTGCGTTGGCATACGGTCTCGATAAGAAGAAAGATGAAACGATCCTTGTCTTCGACTTGGGCGGTGGTACGTTTGATGTCTCCGTTCTGGAAGTCGGTGAAGGCGTGATCGAAGTGAAATCCACCAATGGTGATACACACCTTGGCGGCGATGACTGGGATCAGAAGATCGTCAATTGGGCCGCAGATGAATTCAAGAAAGATCAGGGCATTGACCTGCGCAATGACCGTCCCGCGCTACAACGTTTGCGTGAAGCGGCAGAGAAAGCCAAGATCGAGCTCTCGACCGTAATGGAAACCGAGATCAATCTGCCATACATCACTGCCGATGCCAGCGGGCCGAAACACTTACAGTTGAAACTGACCCGCTCCAAATTTGAGCAAATGACCGAAGACCTGCTCGAGCGTTGCCGTAAGCCATTTGAGGCCGCACTAAAAGATGCAGGTATGGACTCAAGCAAACTCAACGAAGTTGTGTTGGTCGGCGGTTCATCGCGTATGCCGATGGTGCAGGATCTGGTCCGCAAGTTGACCGGCGGCAAGGAACCGAACAAAGGCGTAAACCCCGATGAAGTTGTAGCGATCGGCGCCGCTATTCAAGGTGGCGTGTTGGGCGGCGAAGTCAAGGACATTCTGTTGCTCGACGTGACCCCGCTCTCATTGGGCGTTGAGACGATGGGTAGTGTCATGACCAAGATGATCGAACGCAACACGACCATCCCCGTCCGCAAGACAGAAGTGTATTCCACGGCCGCGGACAATCAAACTGCGGTAGACATCCACGTTCTACAAGGTGAACGTCCGATGGCCGGTGACAATATGTCGCTTGGACGTTTCCGTCTCGATGGCATCCCACCGGCGCCACGCGGCATCCCGCAAGTGGAAGTGACATTCGACATCGATGCCAACGGCATCCTGCATGTGACTGCGAAAGACAAAGCAACAGGCAAGGAACAGAAGGTGACCATCACCGCGTCCACGAACCTGAGCAAGAACGACATTGACCGCATGGTGCAAGAATCCAAAGCCCATGAAGCGGAAGATAAGAAACGCCGCGAATTGATCGATGCGAAGAATACAGCAGATAGTCTGGTCTATCAAACTGAGAAGGCTTTACGCGACCTTGGTGACAAGGTCCCATCTGCGGAACGTGGTGAGATCGAAACCAAGATCAACGATGTAAAATCCGCTACACAAAGCGAAGACATCAGCCGCATTCAGAAATCGTCTGAGTCTTTGCAACAAGCCTTCCATGCGTTGAGCCAACAGCTCTACGCACAAGGACAACCTCAGCCCGAAGCACAGGGCGGCCCATCCACACCGCCGCCTTCAAACAATGGTGACGTGATCGATGGTGAAGTGAGAGAGTAAGTAAAGCAAAACAGGCGACCAAATGGTCGCCTGTTTTTTATTGGTAAGAATTATTCTTCTGCCACTACCCACTGATCTCTGCCGTTATCTTTCGCCTTGTATAACGCTTCGTCTGCACGGCGGAGGAAACTTTCCCAATTTTCCTGACCCACATTGAATTGAGCAACACCGATGCTGATCGTCACAGACAGCACATTGTTATTCGCTTCGATCTGCATCTCACGGACTTCTCTACATAAACGAGATGCCTGTTCCGCGGCGGCCTTGGCTCTGCTATTCGGCAATACGATCAAAAATTCCTCTCCCCCGTAACGTCCAATCGTATCTGGTTGACGAATGTGATCGCGCAGTTTTGCGGCCACACTTCGAAGTGCTTCATCACCTGTAGTATGACCGTAGGTATCGTTGATCTTTTTGAAGTGGTCAATATCTAAAATGGAAACAGAAAGTGGCGTCCCATAACGATCCGAGCGGATGACCTCTTCCTGTAATTCCACAATGATCCTG
Proteins encoded in this window:
- the dnaK gene encoding molecular chaperone DnaK, with amino-acid sequence MGKIIGIDLGTTNSVVSVMEGGTPTVISTAEGGRLCPSVVAFNKNGERLVGQTAKRQAVVNSENTIYSIKRFIGRHFEETDAERKMVSYNVVPGPSNDVRVKVPITNREYSPQEISAMVLGKLKADAEAYLGQAVTQAVITVPAYFNDSQRQATKDAGKIAGLEVMRIINEPTASALAYGLDKKKDETILVFDLGGGTFDVSVLEVGEGVIEVKSTNGDTHLGGDDWDQKIVNWAADEFKKDQGIDLRNDRPALQRLREAAEKAKIELSTVMETEINLPYITADASGPKHLQLKLTRSKFEQMTEDLLERCRKPFEAALKDAGMDSSKLNEVVLVGGSSRMPMVQDLVRKLTGGKEPNKGVNPDEVVAIGAAIQGGVLGGEVKDILLLDVTPLSLGVETMGSVMTKMIERNTTIPVRKTEVYSTAADNQTAVDIHVLQGERPMAGDNMSLGRFRLDGIPPAPRGIPQVEVTFDIDANGILHVTAKDKATGKEQKVTITASTNLSKNDIDRMVQESKAHEAEDKKRRELIDAKNTADSLVYQTEKALRDLGDKVPSAERGEIETKINDVKSATQSEDISRIQKSSESLQQAFHALSQQLYAQGQPQPEAQGGPSTPPPSNNGDVIDGEVRE
- a CDS encoding GGDEF domain-containing protein, translated to MPANNEFKDKYQKLLADYQRLEAEYEKAQRELRIRGVELKAVLAQADEVSNTDPLTFLPNRRRIIVELQEEVIRSDRYGTPLSVSILDIDHFKKINDTYGHTTGDEALRSVAAKLRDHIRQPDTIGRYGGEEFLIVLPNSRAKAAAEQASRLCREVREMQIEANNNVLSVTISIGVAQFNVGQENWESFLRRADEALYKAKDNGRDQWVVAEE